In one Culex quinquefasciatus strain JHB chromosome 2, VPISU_Cqui_1.0_pri_paternal, whole genome shotgun sequence genomic region, the following are encoded:
- the LOC6043028 gene encoding mucin-19, whose product MQQQQSGPTSSSGPPGSGTASPNSAGGVAVSSSGGTLASAATAYPIDLASASKVLVRPTEKTNMPTTYRIGNSAGNQMRVVIPSNATPQTYYRQTINLKPDTTANRAQITALPARTVSQASITVSRPQTPTTYHVPARVQTTVAAGIQGPRATITAPIRIPTPPISVANLNTYVRQSVPPSRTSSPSSATIISQQGGAPTWMPNVQVQVPSQLIRAANITSAPRARVVAQTIPAGGGVSNQNATITANVVSQASPQSVVSLSGASNPSQAFVATLSPAGLAPQRQITSTLVYTNNSGTPQSYPSGTINPQRVTLATTTLSPQRASGVRPIQRLPTANIGVRVPAGSISIRTPPVPVLAPTVLTTIASGGAGGAQSRTGTVSTANISNTIPARIIQVQNPQGGQVITGGRLPTNLLNIQPLIVSNNRIPSSIQPSLTIAQVSKLTPVSNSSTPTSLESGGTTTLQTASGQQIVVSSASMGNLMSNQGGGQSQGQITQIVNVNAGSVGSASQIVTVSQGQVIGGPQSLSVSNSGSGGSGTTTVIPIPLAITGGRNAGGIPVSVATLAGGQNSISIVSGGGSTITGIVRTTTSGPGLGGGPSLSTSASMPSILPIAKVTPHLMETVSSSSSTPYSVSGSGTSLYIQTRPQQQNAIVTTVASTGKSNTLNVVSGSGGPFLPTSTFYYERVTPSPASSSSQPLPPVVTSTGTLGLSQGVSTLTSTAITTTSSLSGPVFSISSSALNSSVGSTLVTSNVITTSGSSLASTGSAGSFAIVAGRNLTGTIQPPSAVSTSQTFQSVPVRFQPQLLVDGGQAQPIIMTSGGNSVATSAQSLQPAPHMLIPVNPAGAGSGAKLESPQSSILRKRALEGSPIKAGKDLTQTLIAMGKERFREKERERERERNEREMSPPSRPVSTDGSTTVSATSSPGLDQQEQEEIKAMAYANRNANADLPFKPLHEEIFHTNQAPPPSQHQPITLESIQAAMQSQQNATAAAANGSSYEQSPRKKPRKQNVAEGLKAGANSLQFYAAGAASNNTTELDVRMDTSASSLPGEVNFGPVPLLAPPTPAASTTPAPKHNKQTHNASSNNISANNSLDASSLKVEAVSAAVTSSSTTTTTVASATAGSSKKDGATAAPKDSLAARKARNASLLESYKQSWKAANNHFQRYTDVKQREERRPTIVDIANQSHVLQKVNGWKVYHLSAQIEDLCELESQAYDKLDQMLKSTEAAPKQSPEIERINELLKGNMQRSKIITDGINEARTQIMKIFDHKTHVSDIIQRCASKRNFKKREKT is encoded by the exons AATCGGCAACTCGGCCGGCAACCAGATGCGTGTGGTCATCCCGAGCAACGCAACCCCCCAGACGTACTACAGACAGACGATCAACCTGAAGCCAG ATACGACGGCGAATCGTGCCCAGATAACGGCACTTCCGGCGCGCACCGTGAGCCAGGCATCGATTACGGTGTCTCGGCCGCAGACGCCCACGACGTATCACGTTCCGGCGCGGGTTCAGACGACGGTGGCCGCCGGGATTCAGGGTCCGCGGGCGACCATAACGGCACCGATTCGAATTCCGACGCCGCCGATTAGTGTGGCCAATTTGAACACCTATGTGCGGCAGTCGGTTCCACCGTCGCGCACTTCGTCGCCCTCGTCGGCGACCATCATTTCGCAGCAGGGCGGCGCTCCGACGTGGATGCCCAACGTGCAGGTCCAGGTGCCGTCCCAGCTGATTCGGGCCGCGAACATCACCTCGGCACCGAGGGCACGCGTCGTCGCGCAGACGATTCCGGCAGGAGGGGGCGTGAGCAATCAGAATGCGACAATTACGGCGAACGTCGTTTCGCAGGCGAGTCCGCAGAGTGTGGTGTCGCTTAGCGGGGCCAGCAATCCGTCGCAAGCGTTTGTGGCCACGCTGTCACCGGCGGGGCTAGCCCCGCAGCGGCAGATAACGTCGACGTTGGTGTACACCAACAACAGCGGCACGCCGCAGTCCTACCCCAGCGGAACGATCAATCCCCAGCGGGTGACCCTGGCCACGACTACGCTGTCGCCGCAGCGGGCTTCGGGAGTGCGTCCGATTCAACGCTTGCCAACGGCTAATATTGGGGTGCGGGTGCCTGCGGGGAGTATTAGCATAAGGACGCCACCGGTTCCGGTGCTTGCGCCGACCGTACTCACGACAATCGCATCCGGAGGAGCGGGTGGGGCTCAGAGCCGGACGGGGACCGTCTCCACGGCGAACATCTCCAACACCATCCCGGCGCGCATAATCCAGGTGCAGAACCCGCAAGGTGGCCAGGTTATAACCGGGGGACGGTTGCCGACGAATCTGCTGAACATTCAGCCGTTGATCGTGAGCAATAACCGCATCCCGAGCAGCATTCAGCCGAGTTTGACGATCGCCCAGGTCAGCAAGTTGACGCCGGTTTCGAACAGCTCTACGCCGACCAGTTTGGAGTCCGGGGGGACGACTACGCTGCAAACCGCTTCCGGACAGCAGATCGTCGTGAGTTCGGCGTCGATGGGGAATCTTATGTCGAATCAGGGTGGGGGGCAATCGCAGGGGCAAATCACGCAGATCGTCAACGTGAACGCCGGTTCGGTGGGATCTGCTTCGCAGATTGTCACCGTCAGCCAGGGCCAGGTGATTGGCGGTCCGCAGAGCTTGTCCGTTTCGAACTCTGGCAGTGGTGGATCGGGGACGACGACCGTGATTCCGATCCCGTTGGCGATCACTGGGGGACGGAATGCGGGGGGGATTCCGGTGTCGGTGGCGACTCTGGCCGGCGGCCAGAACTCGATCAGCATTGTGTCCGGTGGGGGCAGTACCATCACCGGCATTGTACGTACTACAACGAGCGGTCCTGGGCTGGGTGGTGGACCGAGTTTATCGACCTCCGCGTCGATGCCTTCGATTCTGCCCATCGCCAAGGTGACGCCGCACCTCATGGAAACGGTCAGCAGCAGTTCGTCAACGCCGTACTCGGTGTCCGGATCGGGGACTTCGCTCTACATTCAAACGCGACCACAGCAACAGAATGCCATCGTTACGACCGTTGCCAGTACGGGGAAATCGAACACGTTGAACGTGGTTTCCGGAAGTGGTGGACCGTTCCTGCCGACGTCCACGTTCTACTACGAACGTGTGACCCCTTCGCCGGCTTCGTCATCTTCCCAACCACTTCCACCGGTGGTCACTTCCACGGGAACGCTCGGCTTGAGCCAGGGCGTTTCAACGCTAACGTCCACGGCCATCACCACGACGAGCAGCCTCAGCGGGCCAGTATTTTCGATTTCATCCAGTGCGCTCAACAGCAGCGTCGGCTCAACGCTAGTGACTTCAAACGTCATCACGACCAGCGGATCTTCACTGGCTTCGACGGGCAGCGCGGGAAGTTTCGCCATCGTCGCTGGCCGCAACCTGACCGGAACGATTCAACCTCCGTCGGCGGTCAGCACCAGCCAGACGTTCCAGTCGGTCCCGGTGCGCTTCCAGCCGCAACTCCTCGTAGACGGCGGCCAAGCCCAACCCATCATCATGACCAGCGGCGGAAATTCCGTCGCAACGAGCGCTCAATCTCTACAACCTGCGCCGCACATGCTCATCCCGGTCAACCCGGCCGGCGCCGGAAGCGGCGCCAAGCTAGAGTCCCCACAGTCCAGCATCCTCCGCAAACGCGCCCTCGAAGGCTCGCCCATCAAGGCGGGCAAAGATCTGACCCAAACCCTGATCGCCATGGGCAAGGAACGGTTCCGCGAGAAGGAACGCGAACGCGAGCGGGAACGAAACGAGCGCGAAATGTCCCCACCCTCACGCCCCGTCTCCACCGACGGTTCCACCACCGTCTCCGCCACCTCCAGCCCCGGCCTCGACCAGCAAGAGCAGGAAGAAATCAAAGCGATGGCATACGCCAACCGCAACGCCAACGCCGACCTCCCGTTCAAACCGCTGCACGAGGAAATCTTCCACACAAACCAGGCCCCACCCCCCTCCCAGCATCAACCCATCACGCTGGAGTCCATCCAGGCCGCGATGCAGAGCCAGCAGAACGCGACCGCCGCCGCGGCCAACGGCAGCAGCTACGAACAATCACCGCGGAAAAAGCCACGTAAGCAGAACGTCGCCGAAGGGTTGAAGGCGGGCGCGAATAGCTTGCAATTTTACGCCGCTGGCGCAGCCAGCAACAACACCACCGAGCTGGACGTCCGGATGGACACCAGCGCGAGCAGCTTACCAGGGGAGGTTAACTTTGGACCGGTCCCATTACTGGCCCCTCCAACGCCTGCGGCGTCTACGACGCCAGCCCCAAAACACAACAAGCAAACACACAACGCCAGCAGCAATAACATTTCGGCGAACAACTCTCTGGACGCGAGCAGTTTGAAGGTGGAAGCGGTGTCCGCGGCGGtgacgtcgtcgtcgacgacgacgacaacagtTGCTAGCGCAACTGCCGGAAGCAGTAAAAAGGATGGCGCGACAGCGGCGCCAAAAGATTCGCTAGCAGCGCGCAAGGCGCGCAACGCCAGCTTGCTGGAG TCGTACAAGCAAAGCTGGAAGGCGGCCAACAACCACTTCCAGCGGTACACGGACGTGAAGCAGCGCGAGGAGCGTCGGCCCACCATCGTGGACATTGCGAACCAGTCGCACGTGCTGCAGAAGGTCAACGGCTGGAAGGTTTACCATCTGAGCGCGCAGATTGAGGATTTG TGCGAGCTGGAATCTCAAGCCTACGACAAGCTGGACCAGATGCTGAAGAGCACGGAGGCGGCCCCGAAGCAGTCGCCGGAAATTGAGCGGATCAACGAGCTGTTGAAG GGCAACATGCAGCGCAGCAAGATCATCACGGACGGCATCAACGAGGCGCGCACGCAAATCATGAAGATCTTCGACCACAAGACGCACGTCTCGGACATTATCCAGCGGTGCGCCTCGAAACGGAACTTCAAGAAGCGGGAAAAGACGTAA